One uncultured Caproiciproducens sp. DNA segment encodes these proteins:
- a CDS encoding carbohydrate kinase, which produces MFDIVALGELLIDFTYHGRSENGMRLFEQNPGGAPANVLCVASNLGLSTSFIGKVGKDMHGDYLRRVLEEKGVDTGGLISAEDVFTTLAFVELSETGERKFSFARRPGADTCLSACEVKRELAEGCRIFHFGSLSLTDEPSRSATIEAVKVAKKAGAIISYDPNYRAPLWKSEDEAAGMMQSVLHFADIVKISDEEVGLITGESSPEAAAGYLIQKGISCVVVTLGSDGAYAAVKGESALVSVPDVPVVDTTGAGDAFWGGFLYKLAVSGLRPNELGEAQLRDFTEFSNAVASLCVQKRGGIPAMPTINMVRDFLAQLTAK; this is translated from the coding sequence ATGTTCGATATAGTCGCGTTGGGTGAGCTGTTGATTGATTTTACATACCACGGCAGAAGCGAAAATGGGATGCGCCTGTTTGAGCAAAACCCTGGCGGAGCGCCCGCAAACGTGCTCTGCGTCGCCTCAAACTTAGGCTTAAGCACTTCGTTTATCGGCAAGGTGGGCAAGGATATGCACGGAGATTATCTGCGCAGGGTGCTTGAAGAAAAGGGCGTCGACACCGGCGGGCTGATCAGCGCGGAGGATGTGTTTACGACGCTTGCGTTTGTTGAGCTATCTGAAACGGGCGAGCGCAAATTCTCGTTTGCACGCAGGCCCGGTGCGGACACCTGCCTTTCAGCGTGCGAGGTTAAGCGCGAGTTGGCAGAGGGGTGCAGAATTTTCCACTTCGGCTCCCTTTCACTGACCGATGAGCCTTCGCGCTCTGCGACAATAGAAGCGGTTAAAGTCGCAAAAAAAGCTGGAGCCATCATCTCCTACGACCCGAATTATCGTGCGCCGCTCTGGAAAAGTGAGGATGAAGCCGCCGGGATGATGCAAAGCGTCCTTCATTTTGCAGACATTGTAAAAATCAGCGACGAGGAAGTCGGTCTGATAACAGGCGAATCTTCTCCCGAGGCCGCCGCCGGGTATCTTATTCAAAAAGGGATCTCCTGTGTGGTGGTTACGCTTGGAAGCGACGGCGCCTATGCCGCGGTGAAAGGGGAATCCGCGCTTGTTTCCGTTCCCGATGTTCCGGTGGTTGACACCACAGGCGCAGGGGACGCTTTCTGGGGCGGTTTCCTCTATAAGCTGGCTGTGAGCGGGCTTCGCCCCAATGAGCTTGGCGAAGCACAACTCCGGGACTTTACTGAGTTTTCCAACGCGGTTGCCTCGCTGTGCGTTCAAAAGCGCGGAGGGATACCGGCGATGCCCACAATAAACATGGTCCGGGATTTTCTTGCTCAATTAACTGCCAAGTAA
- a CDS encoding GNAT family protein, with product MKKIILKNGKELIIRKAAEEDAEQMVQFRTHISRESDFLSFGEDEIEITAEKERSIIQCENTKDNSIIIIALINEEIAGFISFKGGDRIRKRHAGKMGVSVRKQFWGLGIGNILLKSLIEWAIGTRIIKKIDLLTRADNEKAIKLYEKYGFRKEGILTRDLCIKGKFYDSLSMGLQID from the coding sequence GTGAAAAAAATAATATTAAAAAACGGAAAAGAACTTATCATAAGAAAAGCGGCTGAAGAAGATGCTGAACAGATGGTACAGTTTAGAACGCATATAAGCCGAGAGTCGGATTTTCTTTCGTTCGGAGAGGACGAGATAGAAATAACCGCTGAAAAAGAGCGGAGTATCATTCAGTGTGAAAACACAAAAGATAATTCCATTATCATAATAGCATTAATTAATGAGGAGATTGCAGGTTTCATCAGTTTTAAGGGCGGCGATCGAATCAGGAAAAGACACGCGGGAAAAATGGGCGTGTCCGTGAGAAAGCAGTTTTGGGGATTGGGAATCGGAAATATTCTTCTCAAATCCCTTATAGAATGGGCCATAGGCACACGGATAATTAAAAAAATCGATTTATTAACGCGTGCCGATAATGAAAAAGCAATAAAATTATATGAAAAATATGGTTTCAGAAAAGAGGGCATCCTAACAAGAGATTTATGCATAAAGGGGAAATTTTACGATTCCCTCAGTATGGGCCTTCAAATCGATTAA
- a CDS encoding response regulator, with product MYKVIIIDDEDIIVEDLKKVVNWAKYDCEVVATASEAESGAQAIRENNPDILFTDIKMPNMDGPTILTGLKSEFPNMQITVLTDYRNVEYATQAIHIGVTRFLLKPSKMDELEESLQTMTENLRRQHKGIPESKEKPAEELQETNTANNFIVRGALDYIELHYADKLTLTELAEKAYVSQWYLSKLLNKYTNRSFWDLLNQTRIKKAEELLQNPSLKIYEISDLLGFNDVNHFSRVFKKIKQMSPNEYRKVINK from the coding sequence ATGTATAAAGTAATTATTATTGATGACGAAGATATTATTGTGGAAGATCTTAAAAAGGTGGTCAATTGGGCGAAATATGACTGCGAGGTAGTCGCCACCGCATCGGAAGCGGAATCCGGTGCACAAGCGATTCGGGAAAACAATCCGGATATTCTATTTACAGATATCAAAATGCCTAATATGGATGGGCCCACCATACTGACCGGATTGAAAAGTGAGTTTCCCAACATGCAGATTACCGTACTCACGGATTACCGCAACGTTGAATATGCAACGCAGGCAATTCATATCGGCGTAACGCGATTTTTGCTTAAGCCTTCTAAAATGGACGAGCTGGAGGAATCACTTCAGACCATGACGGAAAATTTGAGAAGGCAGCATAAAGGGATACCGGAATCAAAAGAGAAGCCGGCGGAAGAATTACAGGAGACAAACACGGCAAACAACTTTATCGTAAGGGGAGCTTTAGACTACATAGAACTTCATTATGCAGATAAACTAACGCTTACGGAACTCGCGGAAAAAGCATATGTGAGCCAGTGGTATCTCAGCAAGCTGCTAAACAAATATACGAATAGGAGTTTCTGGGACCTGCTGAACCAAACTCGAATTAAGAAAGCGGAAGAGCTGCTGCAGAACCCTTCTTTGAAGATTTATGAAATTTCAGATTTGCTGGGATTCAATGATGTCAATCATTTTTCACGAGTCTTTAAAAAGATTAAGCAAATGTCACCCAACGAATACCGCAAAGTTATCAATAAATAA
- a CDS encoding ATP-binding cassette domain-containing protein, translating into MERPLILQMQGITKLFPGVRALDDVTLEICQGDIHAICGENGAGKSTLMNVLSGVYPHGSYEGKIIYMGNEIAFKDIKESERTGIAIIHQELTMIPELSITENIFLGNETVNHGLIDWDTERRRTAELLERVGLTVDPGTLIKHLGVGQQQLVEIAKALSKNVRLLILDEPTSALNETDSANLLDLMRGLKSRDITCIMISHKLNEIAAIADAVTVIRDGRTVETFHVEAGQIDEDRIIRAMVGRSIENRYPAHESNPGEVIFEVSDWRVEDPDIPGRLICKDSSFFVRAGEIVGFAGLMGAGRTELMRSVFGRNYGIYLGGSIKIKGKEIRVASVSSAIRQGIAYVPEDRKNLGLNLIDTIRITTVSANLKAILRGRLLDLDKEFQVAEQQRSSLNVKTNSVNSGVSTLSGGNQQKVVLGKWMFTEPEVLILDEPTRGIDVGAKYEIYRLIQKLADQGKAVIIVSSELPELLGISDRIYTVFEGSITGVLNRQEADQEKLMRMMTNTSKLDSNSERTEMLYEIS; encoded by the coding sequence ATGGAACGTCCCTTAATCCTGCAGATGCAAGGTATTACTAAGCTCTTTCCGGGTGTGCGTGCGCTCGACGATGTGACACTGGAGATATGCCAAGGCGATATTCACGCAATTTGCGGAGAGAATGGCGCGGGAAAATCAACTTTAATGAATGTCCTTTCCGGTGTTTATCCTCACGGCTCCTATGAAGGCAAGATTATCTACATGGGTAATGAAATTGCTTTCAAGGACATCAAAGAATCGGAGAGAACCGGAATCGCGATTATTCACCAGGAGCTGACAATGATTCCGGAGCTGTCCATCACCGAAAACATTTTTTTGGGAAACGAGACAGTCAATCACGGGCTGATTGACTGGGACACCGAACGGCGCCGAACGGCCGAGCTGCTTGAGAGGGTAGGACTGACTGTCGATCCCGGCACCCTGATTAAACACCTGGGCGTAGGCCAGCAGCAGCTCGTAGAAATTGCAAAGGCGCTTTCCAAAAACGTCAGGCTGTTGATTCTGGATGAGCCAACCTCCGCGCTCAACGAGACCGACTCCGCGAATTTGCTCGATCTTATGCGAGGCTTAAAAAGCCGGGATATCACCTGCATCATGATTTCGCATAAGCTCAATGAGATCGCGGCGATAGCCGACGCTGTCACAGTAATCCGTGATGGTCGTACTGTCGAAACTTTCCACGTGGAAGCAGGACAAATTGATGAGGACCGTATTATCCGCGCTATGGTAGGGCGCTCCATCGAAAACCGCTACCCCGCCCACGAATCGAATCCCGGCGAGGTGATCTTCGAAGTGTCCGACTGGCGTGTGGAAGATCCCGATATTCCGGGACGGCTGATCTGCAAGGATTCCAGTTTCTTTGTCAGAGCTGGAGAAATCGTAGGCTTCGCCGGACTTATGGGCGCGGGAAGAACGGAACTGATGAGGTCTGTCTTTGGGAGAAACTACGGGATCTACCTTGGTGGTTCTATCAAAATCAAGGGCAAGGAAATTCGTGTTGCTTCTGTTTCCTCCGCTATCCGTCAGGGTATCGCCTATGTACCGGAAGATCGTAAAAATCTGGGGCTCAATCTGATAGATACTATCCGTATTACTACTGTTTCGGCAAATCTAAAGGCAATACTGCGTGGCAGGCTCCTTGATTTGGATAAGGAATTTCAGGTTGCCGAACAGCAACGCTCCTCCCTAAACGTCAAAACGAACAGCGTTAACAGCGGCGTGTCCACCTTGTCCGGCGGGAACCAACAAAAGGTGGTTCTGGGCAAGTGGATGTTCACTGAGCCGGAAGTTCTGATTCTTGACGAGCCCACCCGCGGGATTGATGTTGGTGCCAAATATGAAATTTACCGCTTGATTCAGAAGCTTGCGGATCAGGGGAAAGCAGTGATTATCGTTTCCTCCGAGCTGCCCGAGCTGCTTGGCATATCGGATAGAATCTACACCGTTTTTGAAGGAAGCATAACCGGCGTGCTAAACCGCCAAGAGGCCGATCAGGAAAAACTCATGAGAATGATGACAAATACCTCTAAATTGGATTCGAACTCAGAAAGGACGGAGATGCTTTATGAGATATCTTAA
- a CDS encoding SPFH domain-containing protein → MIGIIVSVVIAILVLYLLIFQILGLRVINSDEVAVIEKWWSMKGSLKDSIIALHGEAGYSPDLLRGGMHFKSALMYKIHKYPLITIPQGQIAYIFARDGMPLAPTQTLGKVVPDANNFQDVYGFLQNGGQRGPQRGILREGTYAINLAQFIVITPNDLKAIFNGSKRERSELISMQQTLAARDAFSPVVIMGSSNEASDVMGIVTVHDGLPLEQGEIIAPSVGEVHASFQDPEKFLEAGGRRGKQIQVLTDGTYYINRLFATVEYRPKTVVPIGFVGVVVSFFGNEGVDTTGVDYKHGELVGAGCKGVLEKPLMPGKYAFNTDAGKVVLVPTTNIILKWNKCEIGDHKYDENLTEVDIITKDAFEPSLPLSVVMHIDYKQAPWVIQRFGDINMLVNQSLDPLVSAYFKDVAQTKTLIELIQERSEIRERAVTEMREKFQKYNLQLEEVLIGTPKTSASDVQIENILTQLRERQIAEEKKVTYQKQQSAAESEKSLREAQATAEQQSFLTKSKIQIEIEGNSGAALASKAEQEANQIIALAKANSAKIRLEGEAQASMETNVGLAKAQAIDAQVKAYGGAEYRVIQEVADKLTDAIKNSKVDIVPKTVVNMGGGQDSGNSNNSTVMDTLLKFITLDKLGVSLQHISEPSTTAQAIEAVAGAADLAKDNSVQDSAEKENEEKPAQK, encoded by the coding sequence ATGATCGGTATAATTGTGTCGGTTGTTATTGCTATTTTGGTACTTTATTTGTTGATCTTTCAAATCTTGGGACTACGAGTTATCAACTCGGACGAAGTTGCCGTTATTGAAAAATGGTGGAGCATGAAGGGATCACTAAAGGATTCCATTATCGCGCTGCACGGAGAGGCCGGTTATTCGCCTGATCTGCTGCGCGGAGGTATGCATTTCAAATCCGCTTTAATGTATAAAATACATAAGTACCCGCTTATTACAATCCCGCAGGGGCAAATTGCGTACATTTTTGCGCGCGACGGTATGCCTTTGGCTCCGACTCAGACTTTGGGAAAAGTTGTGCCCGACGCGAATAACTTTCAGGACGTTTACGGCTTTTTGCAGAATGGCGGACAAAGAGGTCCGCAAAGAGGAATTTTAAGAGAAGGTACCTACGCGATCAATTTGGCACAGTTTATTGTCATTACGCCGAATGATCTTAAGGCTATTTTTAATGGCTCCAAGCGGGAACGTTCCGAACTCATCAGTATGCAGCAGACACTGGCGGCGCGAGACGCGTTCAGCCCCGTTGTCATCATGGGCAGCAGCAACGAAGCAAGCGATGTGATGGGAATCGTAACGGTGCACGACGGCCTGCCCCTTGAACAGGGTGAAATTATTGCGCCCAGCGTCGGTGAAGTGCACGCAAGTTTTCAGGACCCGGAAAAGTTTTTGGAAGCCGGCGGCAGACGCGGCAAGCAGATTCAGGTTTTAACCGACGGTACCTATTATATCAACCGCCTTTTCGCCACCGTGGAATACAGGCCGAAAACCGTTGTCCCGATTGGCTTTGTCGGGGTTGTGGTGTCTTTCTTTGGAAATGAAGGCGTTGACACCACAGGTGTTGATTACAAGCACGGCGAGTTGGTCGGGGCCGGCTGCAAGGGCGTTCTTGAAAAGCCCCTGATGCCGGGTAAATATGCCTTTAACACGGATGCAGGGAAGGTTGTTTTAGTTCCCACTACCAACATTATTTTAAAATGGAACAAGTGCGAAATAGGCGATCATAAATATGATGAAAACCTCACAGAGGTCGATATTATCACAAAAGATGCATTTGAGCCGTCTCTGCCTTTATCCGTCGTTATGCACATCGATTACAAACAGGCCCCATGGGTTATCCAGCGGTTCGGCGATATCAATATGCTGGTCAATCAGTCTCTGGATCCGTTGGTCAGCGCATACTTTAAGGATGTCGCACAGACAAAAACACTGATAGAGCTGATTCAGGAGCGCAGCGAAATCCGCGAAAGAGCGGTCACGGAGATGCGGGAGAAATTCCAGAAGTACAATTTGCAGCTTGAAGAAGTGCTGATCGGCACGCCGAAAACATCTGCTTCAGATGTGCAGATCGAAAATATTCTGACCCAGCTGCGCGAAAGACAGATTGCGGAGGAGAAAAAGGTTACTTACCAGAAGCAGCAGTCCGCAGCTGAAAGCGAAAAATCTCTGCGCGAGGCGCAGGCCACGGCGGAACAGCAAAGCTTCCTCACAAAATCCAAGATTCAGATTGAGATTGAGGGCAACAGCGGTGCTGCTCTTGCGAGCAAGGCGGAACAGGAAGCCAATCAGATTATCGCGCTTGCCAAAGCGAATTCAGCCAAGATCAGACTGGAAGGCGAGGCGCAGGCCTCTATGGAAACCAATGTCGGTTTAGCAAAGGCACAGGCCATTGACGCGCAAGTCAAGGCTTACGGCGGTGCAGAGTATCGTGTGATTCAGGAAGTTGCTGATAAACTGACGGATGCCATTAAAAACTCCAAGGTTGATATTGTGCCAAAGACGGTGGTCAATATGGGCGGCGGTCAGGACAGCGGCAACAGTAATAACAGCACTGTCATGGATACGTTATTAAAATTCATTACATTGGATAAGCTGGGCGTTTCACTCCAGCACATTTCGGAACCGTCCACCACGGCGCAGGCAATTGAGGCGGTAGCCGGTGCAGCCGATTTGGCAAAAGACAATTCAGTGCAGGACAGCGCGGAAAAGGAAAATGAGGAAAAACCGGCACAGAAATAA
- a CDS encoding pyridoxamine 5'-phosphate oxidase family protein has protein sequence MRRKDREVTDYHEIMAIVERCDVCKLAMVDHDFPYIVPMNFGYSTDDGLLTLYFHGANEGKKINILKENPKVCFEMDCGHQMIIGETDCSYSMDYESVIGNGMVEFITSIDDKKFALAHIIKKYSKKAGFFFDEKLLDRITIFKIVSRDFVGKRHSS, from the coding sequence GTGAGAAGAAAAGACAGGGAAGTAACCGATTATCATGAAATAATGGCGATTGTGGAACGGTGTGATGTCTGCAAATTAGCGATGGTCGATCATGATTTTCCTTATATTGTGCCTATGAATTTCGGATACAGTACGGACGACGGCTTACTGACATTGTATTTTCATGGTGCGAATGAAGGGAAAAAGATTAATATTTTAAAAGAGAATCCAAAGGTCTGTTTTGAAATGGATTGCGGGCATCAAATGATTATCGGTGAAACCGATTGTTCCTACTCCATGGACTATGAAAGCGTCATTGGAAATGGAATGGTGGAATTCATCACGAGTATTGATGATAAAAAATTTGCTCTGGCTCATATCATAAAAAAATATTCGAAAAAGGCCGGGTTTTTCTTTGATGAAAAGTTACTGGACCGCATAACTATATTTAAAATTGTCTCGCGTGATTTTGTGGGCAAAAGACACAGCAGTTAA
- a CDS encoding sugar-binding protein, producing the protein MKKKKCLSRILVASLIMSMVLTGCGGARQAESSAAPAAESAVSVASAPAASGGAGFAADSSIGVALPWLGTQNWKEADEMFRAQLAAAGFKAIVQHADNKVPQQQQQIESMIQNGAKVIVVGPVDGSQLGAVLEEAKAANITVIGYDRLIENTTGIDGVVQFGSVKTGELQGQALLDGLAAKKGKGPYNIELFGGGPADPNAPNFFKGAMTVLQPKIDDGTLVVVSGQTDFTQCATMDWDNSKAQARMDSLLSGFYSNKEIDGALSPNDGIARAIITASEQAGQKIPVVSGLDAENESVEWIWSGKQYSTVAKPTDLLVGKTIEIIKSLQAGKGMPEPTTKVNNGKTDVGVYELAPLVVTKENAKEVFKNDSGRLALLK; encoded by the coding sequence ATGAAAAAGAAGAAGTGTTTATCTCGGATTCTTGTAGCATCACTCATCATGTCAATGGTACTGACCGGCTGCGGCGGAGCACGGCAAGCCGAAAGCTCTGCCGCCCCTGCGGCTGAATCGGCTGTATCGGTTGCTTCAGCCCCCGCTGCTTCAGGCGGCGCCGGATTTGCCGCGGATTCCTCTATTGGTGTTGCACTGCCTTGGCTTGGCACCCAGAATTGGAAAGAAGCCGATGAAATGTTCAGAGCCCAGTTGGCAGCGGCTGGTTTTAAGGCAATCGTTCAGCACGCGGACAACAAGGTTCCTCAGCAGCAGCAGCAGATCGAGTCTATGATTCAGAACGGCGCCAAAGTAATCGTCGTTGGTCCTGTCGACGGTTCACAGCTCGGTGCGGTTCTGGAAGAAGCGAAGGCAGCCAATATCACTGTTATCGGTTATGACCGTCTCATTGAGAACACCACCGGTATTGACGGCGTGGTGCAGTTTGGCAGCGTAAAGACCGGTGAACTGCAGGGTCAGGCTCTGCTTGACGGACTGGCCGCCAAGAAGGGAAAGGGCCCTTACAACATCGAGCTGTTCGGCGGCGGACCTGCCGACCCCAATGCTCCAAACTTCTTTAAGGGCGCCATGACAGTGCTCCAGCCAAAGATTGACGACGGTACGCTGGTTGTCGTATCCGGCCAGACCGATTTCACCCAGTGCGCCACTATGGACTGGGATAACTCCAAGGCTCAGGCCCGTATGGACTCCCTCCTCTCCGGCTTCTACTCGAATAAAGAGATCGACGGCGCGCTCTCCCCCAACGACGGAATCGCCCGCGCGATTATTACCGCATCTGAGCAGGCCGGCCAGAAGATCCCCGTTGTTTCGGGCCTTGACGCCGAGAACGAGTCTGTTGAATGGATTTGGTCGGGCAAACAGTATTCTACCGTAGCCAAACCGACAGACCTTCTGGTAGGCAAAACGATCGAGATCATCAAGTCACTGCAGGCAGGCAAAGGTATGCCAGAACCCACCACAAAAGTTAACAATGGCAAAACGGACGTCGGCGTCTATGAGCTTGCTCCGCTCGTTGTCACCAAGGAAAATGCAAAAGAGGTATTCAAAAATGATTCCGGCCGCTTGGCGCTCTTGAAATAG
- the pyrB gene encoding aspartate carbamoyltransferase, whose product MRNLIDPLDLSVTEIDRLLDLADRIAENPKEYSQVCAGKKLATLFYEPSTRTRLSFESAMLNMGGSVLGFSSANSSSASKGESVADTIRTVSCYADICAMRHPKEGAPLRASKYSRIPVINAGDGGHQHPTQTLTDLMTIRAKKHRLNHLTIGLCGDLKFGRTVHSLIKALSRYEDIHFILISPEELKVPDYIIENVLKAKNIPFREVENIEDVISQLDILYMTRVQKERFFNEEDYIRLKDSYILTMAKMQNAKPNMAILHPLPRVNEIALEVDNDPRAAYFDQVQNGVYVRMALMMTLLEVEHA is encoded by the coding sequence ATGAGAAATTTGATTGACCCGCTCGATTTGTCCGTTACTGAAATTGATCGGCTTTTAGATTTGGCAGACAGAATCGCAGAAAACCCAAAAGAATATTCACAGGTCTGTGCAGGAAAAAAATTAGCGACTTTGTTTTACGAGCCTAGTACACGAACCCGTTTAAGCTTTGAATCTGCAATGCTTAATATGGGCGGCAGTGTATTAGGCTTTTCTTCTGCAAACAGCAGTTCCGCTTCCAAGGGTGAGAGTGTAGCCGACACCATCCGGACGGTTTCCTGTTATGCGGATATTTGTGCAATGCGCCATCCCAAGGAAGGAGCTCCGTTAAGAGCTTCCAAATATTCCAGAATACCGGTCATTAACGCCGGAGACGGAGGACATCAGCATCCCACACAGACCTTGACAGATTTAATGACGATTCGGGCAAAAAAACATAGATTGAATCATTTAACAATTGGACTGTGCGGCGATTTAAAATTTGGCCGTACGGTTCATTCTTTAATTAAGGCGCTTTCAAGATATGAGGATATCCATTTTATCCTGATTTCTCCCGAAGAACTGAAAGTACCGGATTACATTATTGAAAATGTCCTGAAAGCAAAGAATATTCCTTTTCGGGAAGTCGAAAATATTGAGGATGTTATTTCACAGCTCGATATCCTTTATATGACAAGGGTGCAGAAAGAACGTTTTTTCAATGAGGAAGATTATATCCGCTTAAAGGACAGTTACATTCTGACCATGGCGAAAATGCAGAATGCGAAACCGAATATGGCGATCCTGCATCCGCTGCCGCGTGTAAATGAAATTGCTTTGGAAGTGGATAATGACCCGAGGGCGGCGTATTTCGATCAGGTTCAAAACGGCGTATATGTAAGAATGGCACTGATGATGACGCTTTTGGAGGTAGAACATGCTTAA
- a CDS encoding aspartate carbamoyltransferase regulatory subunit, which produces MLNIDSLEKGIVLDHIRAGSSMKIYDLLHLANLDCCVAVIKNAKSNKFGKKDIIKIDGAVDIDLDILGFIDHNITINIIDDGKIIEKKQLVLPKIIKNVIKCKNPRCITSVEEEIDHVFQRSDDNSHHYRCIYCEQEYQDK; this is translated from the coding sequence ATGCTTAATATCGACAGTTTGGAAAAAGGGATTGTTCTTGACCACATTCGTGCCGGCAGCAGCATGAAAATTTACGATTTGCTGCATCTTGCAAATCTGGACTGCTGCGTTGCGGTTATCAAAAATGCAAAAAGCAATAAATTCGGGAAAAAAGATATCATTAAAATCGATGGCGCGGTAGATATTGATTTGGACATTCTGGGTTTCATCGACCATAATATCACCATCAATATTATTGATGACGGAAAAATTATCGAAAAGAAACAGCTTGTGCTTCCCAAAATTATTAAAAACGTGATTAAATGCAAGAATCCACGCTGTATTACCAGCGTAGAGGAAGAAATTGACCATGTTTTTCAGCGCAGTGATGATAACTCGCATCATTACCGGTGCATTTACTGTGAACAGGAATATCAGGATAAATAA
- a CDS encoding sugar ABC transporter permease, with product MRYLKKVLGGGLRQYSMVIALVALTLIFNITSGGRMITSSNFQNLISGNAYVLVLAIGMLMVIVIGQIDLSVGSVAGFSGMVMALSARDLGWPWWLAVLLSLAIGAAAGAWQGFWLSKFGIPGFITTLGGMMIFRGGVIWISKSISVPAPTELKVFGSGYLPEWGPDFTGMNNSTLLLGIIAIAAFAFMQLRRRKRSATLTGKTEELWPVVVRIILVAVVIGYITWIFGTGRPGTSFPIPGLILVVLVIIYNTITQRTRFGRHVYAVGGNKTSAALSGVNVQRTYFLTMLNMSLLAALAGIMFVGRSTAAGPSDGTGWEMDAIASVFIGGAAVSGGVGTITATMVGGLVMAVLNSGLMLMGVGADRTQVIKGFVLLAAVAFDVFNKQQGHSSIIGRLFPAKEGKPQEANPASSDY from the coding sequence ATGAGATATCTTAAGAAAGTACTTGGCGGCGGACTGCGGCAGTACAGCATGGTGATTGCTTTAGTGGCACTTACCCTGATCTTTAATATTACTTCGGGAGGAAGGATGATTACCTCCTCCAACTTTCAGAACCTGATATCCGGTAATGCTTATGTGCTGGTACTGGCAATAGGAATGCTGATGGTGATTGTGATCGGGCAGATTGATCTATCCGTCGGCTCGGTGGCCGGATTCTCCGGAATGGTGATGGCTCTTTCGGCACGGGATCTTGGATGGCCTTGGTGGCTCGCGGTGCTACTCAGCCTTGCAATCGGCGCTGCTGCCGGAGCGTGGCAAGGGTTCTGGCTCTCCAAGTTCGGCATTCCCGGCTTTATTACAACCTTGGGCGGCATGATGATTTTCCGCGGCGGCGTCATCTGGATTTCCAAGTCCATCTCGGTGCCGGCACCGACGGAACTCAAAGTGTTCGGCTCTGGGTATTTGCCCGAATGGGGCCCTGATTTTACTGGAATGAACAACTCGACGCTGCTGCTGGGCATCATTGCGATCGCCGCTTTCGCTTTTATGCAATTACGCCGGCGTAAACGTTCGGCAACTCTGACCGGAAAAACAGAGGAGCTTTGGCCGGTGGTGGTTCGGATTATTTTGGTCGCTGTTGTCATTGGTTACATAACATGGATTTTCGGTACCGGGCGTCCCGGCACATCGTTCCCCATACCGGGCCTGATTCTTGTGGTTTTGGTCATTATTTACAATACCATTACCCAGCGCACCAGATTTGGCCGCCATGTCTACGCTGTTGGAGGCAACAAAACATCGGCTGCACTGTCCGGTGTGAATGTTCAGAGAACTTATTTCCTCACTATGCTGAATATGTCCCTGCTTGCGGCTTTGGCCGGAATCATGTTTGTGGGCCGGTCAACCGCGGCCGGTCCGTCGGACGGCACCGGATGGGAAATGGACGCCATTGCGTCGGTCTTTATTGGCGGCGCGGCTGTTTCGGGTGGTGTTGGAACCATTACTGCCACAATGGTCGGTGGACTGGTGATGGCTGTTCTCAACTCCGGGTTGATGCTCATGGGTGTTGGCGCTGACCGTACGCAGGTTATTAAGGGCTTTGTGCTGCTTGCTGCGGTTGCTTTCGATGTTTTCAACAAGCAGCAGGGCCACTCGTCCATCATAGGAAGACTGTTTCCCGCAAAGGAAGGCAAACCTCAGGAAGCTAACCCTGCCAGCAGCGATTATTGA